The Halorubrum sp. BV1 genome has a window encoding:
- a CDS encoding DEAD/DEAH box helicase gives MSQQLAEVETLFLHEARSDYTVVATRDGSRVLRGRLELKETSAGPRPGKFRVVRDGEDHPRRPDEFVDLARAADRIRISEQTAPENRERLEAMFDGYQLESLTVRTCRRCANDGRYGPITADTAIEHNDELICQDCARRELERELSYKGEFTGAAEERLEELLYESGDLDRIVNLLQGGLDPDLTKYDEVSANVDDVSPVSTADLDLHPDLADHVQGRFDELLPVQSLSVRNGLLDGDDQLVVSATATGKTLVGELTGIDRALKGNGKLLFLVPLVALANQKHEDFEDRYGHLLDVSIRVGSSRVNDDGNRFDPNADVIVGTYEGIDHALRTGKDLGDVGTVVIDEVHTLKEGERGHRLDGLISRLKYYSEDRMETHSGYDGTQFVYLSATVGNPEWLAEKLRATLIEFEERPVPIERHVTFADSREKADIADKLVKREFDQKSSKGYRGQTIIFTNSRRRCHEISRKLRYDSAPYHAGLDYKRRKQVERQFGNQDLSAVVTTAALAAGVDFPASQVIFDSLAMGIEWLSVQEFSQMLGRAGRPDYHDRGRVYLLVEPDGVYHNSMERTEDEVAFTLLKGEMEDVSTHYDETAAVEETLANVVVAGKKAKRLNDRMIGEVPTKHAIGKLLEWEFIDGFDPTPLGRGITRHFLAPDEAFFILDAIRKGTDPYQIVADLELRDDEE, from the coding sequence GTGTCACAGCAGTTGGCCGAGGTCGAGACGCTCTTTCTCCACGAGGCGCGGAGCGACTACACCGTTGTCGCCACCCGCGACGGGAGCCGCGTGCTCCGCGGGCGGCTCGAACTCAAGGAGACGTCGGCTGGCCCCCGACCGGGAAAGTTCCGCGTCGTTCGCGACGGGGAGGACCATCCCCGCCGCCCCGACGAGTTCGTCGATCTCGCGCGTGCGGCCGATCGAATTCGGATATCAGAGCAGACTGCCCCGGAGAACCGCGAGCGCCTCGAAGCGATGTTTGACGGCTACCAGCTGGAGTCGCTCACCGTGCGAACCTGTCGGCGGTGTGCGAACGACGGGCGGTACGGCCCGATCACGGCCGACACCGCGATCGAGCACAACGACGAGTTGATCTGTCAAGACTGTGCTCGGCGGGAACTGGAGCGGGAGTTGTCGTACAAAGGGGAGTTCACGGGCGCGGCCGAGGAGCGTCTCGAAGAACTGCTGTACGAGTCCGGTGATTTAGACCGGATCGTCAATCTGCTACAGGGCGGGCTCGATCCCGACCTCACGAAGTACGACGAAGTGTCTGCGAACGTCGACGACGTCTCGCCGGTGTCGACCGCCGATCTGGATCTCCACCCCGATCTCGCGGACCACGTCCAGGGACGGTTCGACGAACTGCTTCCGGTACAGAGCCTCTCGGTGCGGAACGGTCTGCTCGATGGCGACGACCAGCTCGTCGTGAGCGCGACCGCGACGGGGAAGACGCTCGTCGGCGAGCTGACCGGGATCGACCGCGCGCTGAAGGGAAACGGGAAGCTCCTCTTTTTAGTCCCGCTCGTCGCGCTCGCCAACCAGAAGCACGAGGACTTCGAGGACCGCTACGGCCACTTGCTCGACGTCTCGATCCGCGTCGGATCCTCCCGGGTGAACGATGACGGCAACCGATTCGACCCGAACGCCGACGTGATCGTCGGCACCTACGAGGGGATAGACCACGCGCTCCGGACCGGCAAGGACCTCGGCGACGTGGGGACGGTCGTCATCGACGAGGTCCATACGCTGAAGGAAGGCGAGCGCGGCCACCGGCTCGACGGGCTCATCTCGCGGCTGAAGTACTACAGCGAAGACCGGATGGAGACGCACTCGGGGTACGACGGCACGCAGTTCGTCTACCTCTCGGCGACGGTCGGGAATCCCGAGTGGCTTGCCGAGAAGCTGCGGGCGACGCTGATCGAGTTCGAGGAACGGCCCGTCCCGATCGAGCGCCACGTCACCTTCGCCGACAGCCGGGAGAAAGCCGACATCGCCGACAAGCTCGTCAAGCGGGAGTTCGATCAGAAGTCGTCGAAGGGGTACCGCGGGCAGACGATCATCTTCACCAACTCCCGCCGCCGATGCCACGAGATCAGCCGGAAGCTCAGGTACGACTCCGCGCCGTACCACGCCGGCCTCGACTATAAACGCCGCAAGCAGGTGGAACGACAGTTCGGAAATCAGGATCTGTCCGCGGTCGTTACGACGGCGGCGCTCGCCGCTGGGGTCGACTTTCCCGCCTCGCAGGTGATCTTCGACTCGCTGGCGATGGGGATCGAGTGGCTCTCCGTACAGGAGTTCTCCCAGATGCTCGGTCGGGCCGGGCGACCGGACTATCACGACCGCGGGCGAGTGTACCTCCTCGTCGAGCCCGACGGCGTCTACCACAACTCCATGGAGCGCACGGAAGACGAGGTCGCTTTTACCCTGCTCAAAGGCGAGATGGAAGACGTCTCGACGCACTACGACGAGACGGCGGCGGTCGAGGAGACGCTCGCAAACGTCGTCGTCGCCGGCAAGAAGGCCAAGCGCCTCAACGATCGGATGATCGGCGAGGTTCCGACAAAACACGCGATCGGGAAGCTGCTGGAGTGGGAGTTCATCGACGGGTTCGATCCGACGCCGCTCGGTCGCGGGATCACGAGGCACTTTCTCGCACCCGACGAGGCTTTTTTCATCCTCGATGCGATCCGGAAGGGGACCGATCCGTACCAGATCGTCGCCGATCTCGAACTGCGCGACGACGAGGAGTGA